Proteins from a single region of Vicia villosa cultivar HV-30 ecotype Madison, WI unplaced genomic scaffold, Vvil1.0 ctg.000417F_1_1_3, whole genome shotgun sequence:
- the LOC131627973 gene encoding uncharacterized protein LOC131627973 — MVMNNPWLREKDNWWVRGPQVQGVHDLYVKDLFLPEVKQWDVGKVNFLFDRVEDEAILRVSLVEEVVEDMLVWQEERNGEYSVKSRYKLWRGVQSNIRHYGSEEDEDEWHVFFGCVSTSQSWRAACLSSIIYPRIQTFYDAKSLIFDVCSREDRRDAGKFDVLLESFWRSRNDVLWQDDREDAIRIGLQAYHNWYDWFLARNEHNVCATSNNSVDWIPPMIDQVKCNVDAGFNNVGGTTNRG; from the exons ATGGTTATGAATAACCCGTGGCTCCGTGAGAAAGATAATTGGTGGGTGCGTGGTCCACAAGTACAAGGTGTGCATGATCTTTATGTTAAAGATCTCTTCCTCCCTGAAGTCAAACAATGGGATGTGGGTAAGGTGAATTTTCTTTTTGACCGTGTGGAGGATGAAGCTATTCTTAGAGTTTCCTTAGTGGAGGAGGTTGTGGAGGACATGTTGGTTTGGCAAGAGGAGCGGAATGGTGAGTATAGTGTGAAATCGAGATATAAACTTTGGAGAGGTGTGCAAAGTAACATCCGACACTATGGTAGTGAGG aagatgaagatgagtggCACGTCTTTTTCGGTTGCGTTTCTACTTCTCAAAGTTGGCGGGCAGCATGTTTGTCATCTATAATCTATCCTCGAATACAAACATTTTATGATGCTAAGTCCCTAATTTTTGACGTGTGTAGTCGAGAGGATCGTAGGGATGCCGGTAAATTTGATGTGTTGCTTGAGTCCTTTTGGAGAAGCAGGAATGATGTGCTTTGGCAAGATGATCGAGAAGATGCTATAAGAATTGGTTTACAAGCCTATCACAACTGGTATGATTGGTTTTTAGCTAGAAATGAGCATAATGTGTGCGCAACCAGTAATAATTCAGTTGATTGGATTCCGCCTATGATTGATCAGGTGAAGTGTAATGTTGATGCAGGTTTTAATAATGTTGGTGGTACTACAAATAGAGGGTGA
- the LOC131627972 gene encoding uncharacterized protein LOC131627972, translated as MKDFHPISLYNVVDKLIAKLLANQLKLVFDKCVSEEQSAFVEGKSILENAMVATEIIHALKRKTSGNIAKLALKIDISKAYDRVDWGFLESQTHYSRKRTKTRRSFVTIPIHSYLRRANLVEVSNLMKVLNTYADVTGQVINLSKSEVFFSRNLSGPDQEDLAKVMGVRHVLGIWTYLGLPSMTGRSKKAVFLFIKDEIWKRINSWIGRALSKAGEEVMIKSVLQSILAYIMSVYLIPDGVVNDIEKILNSFWWGESKQQSYSVVSLGEDDYDEE; from the exons ATGAAGGATTTTCATCCCATTTCACTCTataatgttgttgacaagctcaTTGCCAAATTGTTAGCTAATCAATTGAAATTGGTTTTTGATAAATGTGTTTCAGAGGAGCAGTCAGCTTTTGTGGAAGGTAAATCTATTCTTGAAAATGCTATGGTGGCTACAGAAATTATTCATGCATTAAAAAGAAAGACGAGTGGTAACATAGCCAAGCTGGCCTTAAAAATTGATATTAGTAAAGCTTACGATAGAGTCGATTGGGGTTTCTTAGAG AGTCAGACCCATTATTCTAGGAAGAGGACTAAGACAAGGCGATCCTTTGTCACCATACCTATTCATTCTTATCTCCGAAG gGCAAATCTAGTGGAGGTGTCAAATCTTATGAAGGTTCTTAATACTTATGCTGACGTGACAGGACAAGTGATCAACCTATCTAAATCTGAAGTGTTTTTCAGCCGTAACCTAAGTGGGCCAGATCAAGAGGATTTAGCCAAAGTGATGGGGGTGCGACATGTTTTGGGTATATGGACTTACTTGGGTTTACCTTCCATGACTGGTAGAAGTAAGAAGGCGGTGTTCTTGTTTATTAAGGATGAGATATGGAAAAGAATTAATTCTTGGATTGGTCGAGCTTTATCTAAAGCTGGGGAGGAGGTTATGATTAAATCAGTTCTTCAGTCGATTCTGGCCTACATTATGAGTGTCTATTTGATTCCAGATGGGGTCgtgaatgatattgaaaaaatACTTAATTCGTTTTGGTGGGGGGAGTCGAAACAACAAAGTTATTCGGTGGTTAGCTTGGGAGAGGATGACTATGATGAAGAGTGA